From a region of the bacterium genome:
- a CDS encoding alpha/beta hydrolase-fold protein codes for MDFIKVKFEVEIPPFTPQNSQIYIAGNFNGWNPGDPKFILKEEDKNRYTITLEFPAGEKIEYKITRGSWDYVEKGERGEEIPNRSLKAFKDTTVKIKVYNWRDFVETIKTKKHTIAGNVRTFTLPSRYLKYYNPRKIWVYLPPDYDTSGKNYPVLYMHDGQNLFDEAESFAGEWRVDETLELMHKESNFGLIVVGVENAKEHRMDEYSPFFNQQYKHGGEADLYLKFIVEELKPYIDSTYRTLKDDAALLGSSLGGLISIYAGFKYPETFKKVGSMSGAFWFNPEIVELIKSAKKAPEKIYIDYGKRESEDPLKYVEQNEKVIKTIKGKKSLKIENILVVVDEEGIHHESAWGRRLKSAIEFLFKN; via the coding sequence ATTGCTGGAAATTTTAATGGATGGAACCCTGGAGACCCAAAGTTTATTCTTAAAGAGGAAGATAAAAATAGATACACAATCACTTTGGAATTCCCTGCTGGTGAAAAGATTGAATATAAGATAACCAGGGGCTCATGGGATTATGTGGAAAAGGGAGAAAGAGGCGAGGAGATACCCAACAGAAGTCTAAAGGCTTTTAAGGATACCACAGTAAAAATCAAAGTGTACAACTGGCGAGATTTCGTTGAAACCATTAAAACTAAAAAACACACTATTGCTGGTAATGTAAGAACTTTTACATTACCATCCAGGTACCTAAAATATTACAATCCGAGAAAAATATGGGTCTACCTTCCACCAGACTACGATACATCTGGTAAAAATTATCCCGTTCTTTATATGCACGATGGACAAAATCTTTTTGACGAGGCTGAATCTTTTGCTGGAGAATGGAGAGTAGATGAAACCCTTGAATTAATGCACAAAGAAAGCAATTTTGGGTTAATAGTGGTGGGTGTAGAAAATGCAAAGGAACACAGAATGGACGAATACAGCCCTTTCTTTAATCAACAATATAAGCATGGAGGTGAAGCTGACCTATATCTGAAATTTATTGTTGAAGAACTAAAGCCTTACATTGATTCAACGTATAGAACATTAAAGGATGACGCAGCTTTGCTTGGTTCTTCCTTGGGAGGCTTAATATCAATCTACGCTGGATTTAAATACCCTGAAACTTTTAAAAAAGTTGGTTCGATGAGTGGAGCATTCTGGTTTAATCCGGAAATTGTCGAACTAATAAAATCAGCAAAGAAAGCTCCGGAAAAAATTTATATTGATTATGGAAAACGCGAAAGCGAAGATCCTTTGAAATACGTTGAACAGAATGAAAAAGTGATAAAAACAATTAAAGGGAAAAAGTCACTTAAAATAGAGAATATTCTCGTGGTTGTTGACGAGGAGGGAATCCACCATGAGTCGGCCTGGGGTCGAAGGTTAAAGAGCGCAATTGAATTTCTTTTCAAAAATTGA